In the Nerophis ophidion isolate RoL-2023_Sa linkage group LG19, RoL_Noph_v1.0, whole genome shotgun sequence genome, one interval contains:
- the crygs2 gene encoding crystallin, gamma S2: MGRIVFYEDKNFQGRRYECDSDCSDFHTYLSRCNSIRVESGAWVVYERPNYLGYQYVLTRGEYPEYQRWMGLNDRLSSCKMVHFTSGTIYKMQLYEKADFGGKAFEATEDCPSLLEKFRWREVNSCKVFDGWWVFYEHPNYRGRQYFLEKGEYRKPGDWGAASAAVQSFRRFTE; this comes from the exons ATGGGCAGA ATCGTCTTCTACGAGGACAAGAACTTCCAGGGCCGTCGCTACGAGTGTGACAGCGACTGCTCCGACTTCCACACCTACCTGAGTCGCTGCAACTCCATCCGGGTGGAGAGTGGTGCCTGGGTGGTGTACGAGCGGCCCAACTACCTGGGCTACCAGTACGTGCTGACCAGGGGCGAGTACCCCGAGTATCAGCGCTGGATGGGACTCAACGACCGCCTCAGCTCCTGCAAGATGGTCCACTTT ACTAGCGGGACCATCTACAAGATGCAGCTTTACGAGAAGGCTGACTTTGGCGGCAAAGCCTTCGAGGCTACAGAGGACTGTCCCTCACTCCTGGAGAAGTTCCGCTGGAGGGAAGTGAACTCGTGCAAAGTCTTTGATGGCTGGTGGGTCTTTTATGAGCATCCCAACTACCGCGGCCGCCAATACTTCCTGGAGAAGGGCGAGTACCGCAAGCCGGGCGATTGGGGCGCGGCCAGCGCTGCAGTCCAGTCCTTTAGGCGCTTCACCGAATAA
- the lcmt2 gene encoding tRNA wybutosine-synthesizing protein 4, which yields MTNGKKQKGADTAVQGTNDSSVLSKVSAAAQGYFHDPFLQHFVCKVARRAPLINRGYYVRWRAVDCCVRTFLQITQHCAKRQILSLGAGFDSLYFRLCADGAALERAVVFEVDFPDVTLRKAALIRSNETLAGMLDLQQGQCHTGPVCVSSSQYFLLGVDLRHDSLVEEALMMVELDQNVPTLILSEVVLTYMETQQSNDIIAWAARFLPHSLFVMYEQIRPHDPFGRVMQEHFLKVNSPLHALQQYNNTDAQRQRFLSKGWDECVCVDMNDFFLTMIPHEERLRVESLEPFDEYEEWHQKCSHYFILTASRGSVLVPSLLIHPPVTLKSLSWSPVTLPVRTLQVRVEGLGMASTCLDVGHVLLTGGSCRRGRGTPSRLLLKGPEGWTCVGVEPSTHLGVRLYHTVTSTPGGGAVVYGGRCSPLKPIKGLVKVGHHGGSLQEEQMVCTGDRPPLRWRHTATLLSRKGKNLLFVFGGKNESEAVLGGGYFLDVDQQHWVEVPVEGAAPEDRHSHSACSYQGGVVVFGGLGRKGEPLGDTNLLMPKERGFCWERIDMQPPPCPRYSHSAHVLGEQLIVVGGVWLHWDGVPGVAVMGLDTRCCREFRLDTSSVPYPLMLHSFCSELTDQKKPELLLIGGGGNCFSFGTHFNPHLVSVDLQPAIRS from the exons GTGCAGGGCACTAATGACAGCAGTGTGCTCAGTAAAGTGTCTGCTGCAGCTCAAGGATACTTCCATGATCCCTTCCTGCAGCATTTTGTGTGCAAAGTGGCGAGAAGAGCTCCACTCATCAACAG AGGCTATTATGTGCGGTGGAGAGCAGTGGACTGTTGTGTGCGCACCTTCCTGCAGATCACACAACATTGTGCCAAGCGACAG ATTTTGTCTCTGGGCGCCGGGTTCGACTCATTGTATTTTCGCCTGTGTGCAGACGGGGCGGCACTGGAGAGAGCCGTGGTGTTTGAGGTGGATTTCCCAGATGTCACGCTGCGCAAGGCAGCTCTGATCAGGTCCAATGAGACACTGGCAGGAATGTTGGACCTCCAGCAGGGACAATGTCATACAG gacCGGTGTGTGTGTCCAGCAGTCAGTACTTCCTTTTAGGGGTGGACCTGCGACACGACTCCCTGGTTGAAGAAGCTCTGATGATGGTTGAACTGGACCAGAATGTCCCAACGCTCATTCTGTCTGAAGTGGTGCTCACCTACATGGAAACACAACA GTCTAATGACATCATCGCTTGGGCAGCAAGGTTCCTGCCCCACTCGCTCTTCGTGATGTACGAGCAGATTCGTCCTCACGATCCGTTCGGTCGCGTCATGCAGGAACATTTCCTCAAAGTGAATTCTCCCTTACATGCGCTCCAGCAATACAACAACACTGATGCACAAAGACAAAGGTTCCTCAGCAAG GGTTGGGACGAGTGTGTGTGCGTGGACATGAATGACTTCTTCCTCACCATGATCCCACATGAGGAGAGGCTCCGAGTGGAAAGTTTGGAGCCCTTTGACGAGTACGAG GAATGGCACCAGAAATGCTCTCACTACTTCATCCTCACAGCATCTCGAGGTTCTGTCTTAGTGCCGTCCTTGCTCATCCATCCTCCAG TGACCCTAAAAAGTCTGTCTTGGAGCCCCGTTACCCTCCCAGTGAGGACCCTCCAAGTCCGAGTGGAGGGTCTCGGCATGGCCTCCACCTGCTTGGACGTAGGACACGTCCTCCTCACTGGCGGCTCCTGCAGACGTGGCAGAGGAACTCCAAGTCGACTCCTGCTCAAAGGCCCTGAAGGCTGGACATGTGTGGGTGTGGAACCTTCCACGCATTTGGGTGTCCGCCTGTACCACACGGTCACCTCCACTCCGGGAGGAGGTGCGGTCGTATACGGAGGTCGATGCTCTCCTCTCAAGCCGATCAAGGGCCTTGTCAAAGTCGGCCATCATGGTGGGTCACTTCAAGAGGAGCAGATGGTCTGCACAGGTGATCGTCCTCCGCTCAGGTGGAGACACACTGCTACTCTGCTCTCTCGTAAAG GAAAAAACTTGCTATTTGTCTTTGGTGGTAAAAATGAGAGTGAAGCAGTGTTGGGCGGTGGCTACTTCCTGGATGTTGATCAGCAGCACTGGGTTGAG GTGCCGGTGGAGGGCGCAGCACCAGAAGACCGCCATTCCCACTCGGCGTGTTCCTACCAGGGGGGAGTGGTGGTCTTTGGGGGACTGGGAAGAAAAGGAGAGCCGCTTGGGGACACAAACCTACTGATGCCCAAAGAGAGAGGCTTCTGCTGGGAGAGGATAGACATGCAGCCCCCGCCTTGTCCCAG GTACTCTCATTCCGCCCATGTGCTCGGCGAGCAGCTGATTGTGGTGGGCGGAGTTTGGCTGCATTGGGATGGCGTGCCGGGAGTGGCCGTGATGGGGCTGGACACGCGCTGCTGCAGGGAATTCCGTCTGGACACG AGTTCGGTGCCGTATCCGCTGATGTTGCACTCCTTCTGCTCCGAGCTGACGGACCAAAAGAAACCAGAGCTGCTGCTCATTGGCGGTGGAGGAAACTGTTTTTCCTTTGGAACACATTTCAACCCTCACCTTGTTTCTGTGGACCTGCAGCCTGCGATCAG ATCATAG